AAAATCGGCGGAGGCGCAAAAAAAGCCCTGCCGCCCCTTCAAACGCTCGAACGCGGAACGGGCGCGTTTGAAGCCACCGCCACGCTCTCGATGCTCGTCTCGATTTCCGCGGGAATTGCCGCCGCGGGAAACGCCGAAATCGGCGGGCTTTCCGCGCTCAAATTCGCGGCGGGCGGCGCGTTGTTCGCGGCGCAAATCGCGGTCTGCGCGTTCACCGCGACGGGAATTCTTCGCGGGGCGCGGCTGTCTAAAACGGCGGTAATGCTCTTCGTTGCGGCGTTGTGCGCCCTCGTACCAATCGAAATAGGAAGGACACTCCAATGAACACCGAAAACATATCGGAGAAACTTAAAAATCTGATGCGCGGCAAAAACTATGTGCCGAGCACCGCGCACGAAATCGCGCTCGAACTCGGGCTGGGGCGCAAGGACGTTTTGAAGCTCAAAAACCTGCTCGCCGGCATGTCCAAAAACGGCGAAATCGCGCGGGTCAAGGGCGACAGGTACGGCGCGCTCGAAGAGCTTGACCTCGCGAGCGGGACGATTGAATTCCGGCCGAGCGGACGCGCCCACATGCGCATGCCCGACGGCACAAGCGTTGAATTCAAGCCCGAAGACACGGGAGTCGCCCTCGACGGCGACAAAATCCTCGCGCGGATAATCCCCAGCGGACGCGGACGCTTCGGCAACGCGCGCGGGGCGTTCGGGAAGAGGCGCAAGCCCGACTTCAAGGGCGACGACGGCAAAAAATACGCGCGGGTCGTAAGGATTCTCGAACGCAAGACATACAAAGTGGTGGGCACGCTCCGCCGCTCGTACAACTTCTGGCACGTCGTCCCAGACGACCCCAAATTCTTCTACGACGTCATCGTCGCCGACCCGAAAAAATCGGGAATCTCGCCCGTCCCCGCCGAGAACGACAAAGTCGTCGTGCGGCTAAACGAATGGACACAGCGGCACATAAACCCGTCGGGCGAAATAATAGAGTCGCTCGGAGAGAGCCACACGCCGATGGCCGAGTACCGCGCAATTATCGTAAAATACGACCTTTCGGAGACATTCCCCGACAACGTGCTCGCGGAAGTCGCAAAAGTTCCTCAAAAAGTTTCGCCGAAGGAACGCGCGGGCAGATGCGACATGCGCGGAAAATTCACAATCACAATCGATCCGGAAGACGCAAAGGATTTCGACGACGCAATCTCGCTCGAACGCGTCGGCAACGACTGGGAAGTCGGCGTGCACATCGCGGACGTGTCGCACTACGTCAGGAAAAACTCCGCGCTCGACAAGGAGGCGGAGGCGCGGGGGAACTCCACATACCTCGTGGGAACGGTAATCCCAATGCTTCCGTTCGAGCTTTCCAACGGAATTTGCAGTCTGGTTGAGGACGAGGACAGGCTTGCGAAAAGCGTGTTCATGAAATTCGGCAAAAACGGCGAATGCAAAAGCGCGCGCTTTGCGAACTCGGTCATCAGAAGCTCTAAACGCCTCAGCTACGAACAGGCGCACGCGCTCATCACGGAGGACGACGACGAAAAAATCCTCGCCGTCAAGCCGCCCGAAAACTACGAAACCGCATTCGGCGGCAAACCCCTCGACGCCCTGCCGCCGAAGGAGTTCGCAAACCTGAAAAAATCGCTGAGAGTTCTGTGGGACATCGCATCGAGAATGCGCAAACGCCGCATGGCAAACGGCAGCCTCGACCTCGAAATTCCCGAATTCAAGATTTTCTGCGACAAGGACGGATACGCCGACAGAATCGAAAAAACCGAATACAACGAGAGCCACCAGCTAATCGAGGAGTTCATGCTCGCGGCAAACGAAGCCGTCGCGCATGAGCTGTTCTCCCGCAAGATTCCGTACATCTCGCGCGTGCACGACAACCCCGACCCCGAAAAACTCGCCGAACTGCGCGACGAGCTTCAAACATTCGGAATCAAATGCGGCGACCTCACAAAACGCCCCGAAGTGCTAAAAGCGCTCGCCGAAATCGCAAAGCACCAGCAGTCGTACCTGCTAAAAACGAAGTTCCTGCGGAGTCTCAAACGCGCCGAATACCGCGCGTCGGCGGACGGACACTACGGGCTGAACATGGTCTACTACGCGCACTTCACATCGCCCATCAGGCGATACGCCGACCTCACCGTGCACCGCAACCTCGACGCCGTGATAAGGCCGGCGCGGAGCACAATCGCGGGCAGGGAGGAGCTTGGGCGTATTGCCGCGCACATCTCGGAGACCGAACAGAACAGCGCGGACGCCGAGCGCGAGTCGCGCAAGGTGAAGCTGCTTGAATACTTCGAACGCGCAATAGGCTCGGGAAAGTCGTTCGAAGCGGTGATAACGGCGGTGTCGAACCACGGATTTTTCGTGGAGCTTACGGAGTCTTCGGCGTTCGGCTTCGTGCACGTCCACACGATGCACGACGACATCTACCGATTGTCGAACGACGGCACGGAACTGCGCGGCAGAAGCGGCGGAAACGTCCTGAAAGTGGGCGACAAGGTGCGCGTGGAGGTGGAGTCGGTGGACAGATTCAAACGCCAGATAGACTTCCACATGTCGGACGCCGCCGCAAAGCCGAAGCGCAAAAAGCGCGGACGCTAACATGCTGCGCCCGAACAAAAAGCCCGCTCCTCGCGGGCTTTTTGCATTTGGAAACACGGACGGCGGCGGAAACGCGCGACGCCAAAAATGCCTCCCCGCCTCAATATTGGATTGACTTTCAGGGCGGTTTGCGGGTATCCTCCAACGCCGTATTAATTGTGAGAATGCCCGAAAATTTGATAATTTTTCTCGCCATGTGCGGTACGGTTCTTTGGTCGCTGTACCGCGCCTATCCGTATTTTCTCGATGCCGACGACGCCCTCGACGCGTTCCAAAGCAAATATGTGTCGGAAAAATACAGCCCCAAGCACTTCGTGAAATGGCGCAGAAAAATGAGGATTGCCTGGGGGCTTGCAGTCGCCGTGTTCGCGGCGATAACCGTTGCGTTCTGCGCGCTGGGAATGCGCTGAGCTACTTTGCCGCCATGATGTCGGGAACGTTCCGCCCCAAGCCTCCGACGTCCAAGCC
The Opitutia bacterium KCR 482 genome window above contains:
- a CDS encoding RNB domain-containing ribonuclease, whose product is MNTENISEKLKNLMRGKNYVPSTAHEIALELGLGRKDVLKLKNLLAGMSKNGEIARVKGDRYGALEELDLASGTIEFRPSGRAHMRMPDGTSVEFKPEDTGVALDGDKILARIIPSGRGRFGNARGAFGKRRKPDFKGDDGKKYARVVRILERKTYKVVGTLRRSYNFWHVVPDDPKFFYDVIVADPKKSGISPVPAENDKVVVRLNEWTQRHINPSGEIIESLGESHTPMAEYRAIIVKYDLSETFPDNVLAEVAKVPQKVSPKERAGRCDMRGKFTITIDPEDAKDFDDAISLERVGNDWEVGVHIADVSHYVRKNSALDKEAEARGNSTYLVGTVIPMLPFELSNGICSLVEDEDRLAKSVFMKFGKNGECKSARFANSVIRSSKRLSYEQAHALITEDDDEKILAVKPPENYETAFGGKPLDALPPKEFANLKKSLRVLWDIASRMRKRRMANGSLDLEIPEFKIFCDKDGYADRIEKTEYNESHQLIEEFMLAANEAVAHELFSRKIPYISRVHDNPDPEKLAELRDELQTFGIKCGDLTKRPEVLKALAEIAKHQQSYLLKTKFLRSLKRAEYRASADGHYGLNMVYYAHFTSPIRRYADLTVHRNLDAVIRPARSTIAGREELGRIAAHISETEQNSADAERESRKVKLLEYFERAIGSGKSFEAVITAVSNHGFFVELTESSAFGFVHVHTMHDDIYRLSNDGTELRGRSGGNVLKVGDKVRVEVESVDRFKRQIDFHMSDAAAKPKRKKRGR